CGTGACACCTCTGTCACGATAGAGAACTCTGACATCTTCAAGCGGTCGTTACGGGCTTGGAGTGGGTTGGGGTGATGTCGTAGCTGTTCTTATGCATTGTTGTATCCTGCCTCAGATGTGTGTTGTGGTGTCAGAGTTGTATGCTTTGGATTGTAATGATCGTTGCTTTATCTATAAAACAAGGGTGGGCCTTTTTAGATAAGAACATGACAATGATCAGAAACGCATGGATCTCGTACTAATTCTGGATCAAACACCTAGTACAACACAACAACACCAGCAGGgagaggtagagagagagagaggagttcaAAATGCAAAAAGAAGAGAAGAGTCATCATAACGCAATTAACCTAAACCCCTACACGTGCATAACTAGCGACAAGCAAGTCCTACACAAGTTGACTTTGACTAGCTAGCTACGTCCAGAGGGACTCCCTCTTGAGGTGGTCCTGCTGCCCGTAGTGATGCACGTTGgaggccggcgcgccgccgtaGCTGCTCATCAGCTGCGgcgggaagccgccgccgccgttctgcATCAGGAAAGCCTCTGCCGCCGCGGTGTCGTCGACGACCATCTGCTGCATGGCCGCCAGGCTGTGGCCGTCGCTTCGTCCTGCGTCGTCCTGGGACCGGCAGCCGTCTCGCTGCTGCATCTGGATGCACAGGATCTCGGCCTGCGCGACAGCGAGCTGCATCTGCAGCTGCGACACCTGGTTCTGCAGGAAGGAGATGGCCCCC
This DNA window, taken from Triticum aestivum cultivar Chinese Spring chromosome 1D, IWGSC CS RefSeq v2.1, whole genome shotgun sequence, encodes the following:
- the LOC123169093 gene encoding LOB domain-containing protein 12, which gives rise to MAGGSPCASCKLLRRRCTKDCIFAPFFPADDPHKFAIVHKVFGASNVSKMLLELPVQQRGDAVSSLVYEANARVRDPVYGCVGAISFLQNQVSQLQMQLAVAQAEILCIQMQQRDGCRSQDDAGRSDGHSLAAMQQMVVDDTAAAEAFLMQNGGGGFPPQLMSSYGGAPASNVHHYGQQDHLKRESLWT